Proteins from one Oscillatoria nigro-viridis PCC 7112 genomic window:
- a CDS encoding dynamin family protein → MNNYDDHIQFAENVIERSQLPQSQRDGLRQLIQRIQQRQNDPNLYLAVIGEFSSGKSTFINALLRDNLLKTSALVTTAAATRLRYGQEINIEINFRQVPEIIKPRRFWARNAISAIIRFLDSLGLDFDIITAIEVFFNDVVAFLFSLFNISNNLTNIITSEDIRAKGIDIREFIHKVTSEEEIAKEVIDVNINHPATFLQNNIVIIDLPGTNATNTRHAQITREIVENEADVAIVIIPATQPVSDTLAEFLSSTIQSSLDRCIFVVSRMDQIRQREHNRMLANVRERLVDQLEVNPNKLYSCSAQVVIDDVTGEQQAVNNPEFWIEQFTQMQVEIIERLKAERNAIISENIQGLFGQLFNQIKSYLQSQWNQYKEKESKIQKETIQDIEFFKNQQYRECINMIDRTASRSENKINDHVDTFRDRTTAKVKEAIFGASDWDGLKYVVNTKVATILRDQQNLLSDSIQNECHNLSQSAQEVGQYFDKKFTEVYRSLQALGGRVETNSVFASSNISINTYSVISSAQQLNSSNFGNAMAGFFSHVFRGLLDDRKQKIWNEIRPKIYNCFAEIKQQVQPTVKKDADNLKTAINQRINAYITHYKSVVDGMLNEQKMELQRLTQLQATIQADLAEIERRQLQIKVNLR, encoded by the coding sequence ATGAATAATTATGATGACCATATACAATTTGCCGAGAATGTAATTGAGCGATCGCAACTTCCCCAATCTCAAAGAGATGGGTTACGTCAGCTAATCCAGCGCATTCAGCAAAGACAAAACGATCCAAATCTTTATTTAGCAGTGATTGGAGAATTTTCTAGTGGTAAGAGTACCTTTATCAATGCCTTACTCCGTGATAATTTGCTGAAAACATCAGCTTTAGTGACAACTGCTGCTGCTACTAGATTACGCTATGGTCAAGAAATTAACATAGAAATAAATTTTAGGCAAGTTCCAGAAATAATTAAACCCAGAAGATTTTGGGCTAGAAATGCGATATCAGCTATTATTAGATTTCTCGATAGTTTAGGTTTAGACTTTGACATAATAACTGCTATTGAAGTTTTTTTTAATGATGTCGTTGCTTTTTTATTCAGCCTTTTTAACATATCAAATAATCTTACAAATATAATTACATCTGAAGACATTAGGGCTAAGGGTATAGATATTAGGGAGTTTATTCACAAAGTTACGTCTGAAGAAGAGATAGCTAAAGAAGTTATTGATGTTAATATTAATCATCCAGCCACTTTTCTACAAAATAATATCGTGATTATTGACCTACCTGGTACTAATGCTACCAATACCAGACACGCACAAATTACACGAGAAATTGTAGAAAATGAAGCTGATGTTGCTATTGTTATAATTCCTGCTACACAACCTGTAAGTGACACTTTGGCGGAATTTTTGAGCTCGACAATACAATCTTCGCTAGATCGCTGTATATTTGTTGTTAGCCGCATGGATCAAATTCGCCAGAGAGAACATAATAGAATGTTGGCTAATGTGAGAGAGAGATTGGTAGATCAGCTAGAAGTTAATCCTAATAAATTGTATTCATGTTCTGCTCAGGTTGTTATAGATGATGTCACAGGAGAGCAGCAAGCAGTAAATAACCCGGAATTTTGGATCGAGCAATTTACGCAAATGCAGGTTGAAATCATAGAACGCTTAAAAGCTGAACGGAACGCAATTATTAGTGAAAATATCCAAGGTTTATTTGGTCAGCTATTTAATCAAATCAAAAGTTATTTACAATCTCAATGGAATCAATACAAGGAAAAAGAATCTAAAATTCAGAAAGAAACGATTCAAGACATTGAATTTTTTAAAAATCAACAATATAGAGAGTGTATTAATATGATCGATAGAACTGCTAGTCGCTCGGAAAATAAAATCAACGATCATGTTGACACTTTTAGAGATCGAACTACTGCTAAAGTAAAAGAAGCTATTTTTGGCGCAAGTGATTGGGACGGTCTCAAGTATGTTGTTAATACTAAGGTTGCGACAATTTTACGAGATCAACAAAACTTACTAAGTGATAGTATTCAAAATGAATGCCATAATCTTTCTCAGTCTGCACAGGAAGTTGGGCAATATTTTGATAAAAAATTTACTGAAGTCTATCGAAGCTTACAAGCATTAGGTGGGCGTGTTGAAACTAATTCGGTGTTCGCCAGTAGTAATATTTCAATCAATACATATTCAGTTATTTCTTCTGCACAACAACTCAATAGTTCAAATTTTGGTAATGCAATGGCAGGCTTTTTTTCTCATGTATTTCGTGGTTTACTTGACGATCGCAAGCAAAAGATTTGGAATGAAATTCGACCTAAAATTTATAACTGTTTTGCTGAAATCAAACAACAGGTGCAACCAACAGTAAAGAAAGATGCAGACAATCTGAAGACAGCCATCAATCAGCGGATTAATGCTTACATTACTCACTACAAATCTGTTGTAGATGGTATGTTGAACGAACAAAAAATGGAATTGCAGCGATTGACACAGTTGCAAGCGACCATTCAAGCTGACTTAGCGGAGATTGAGCGAAGGCAACTGCAAATAAAAGTCAATTTACGTTGA